In Nocardioides sp. zg-1228, a single window of DNA contains:
- the rlmC gene encoding 23S rRNA (uracil(747)-C(5))-methyltransferase RlmC yields the protein MADPPPAPSLRVVDGVPRCHHYDAFRCRSCTLLGIPRERQLSDKEAHARSLVDAGGWLPTVAGADVGFRNKAKMVVGGTVEAPTLGILDRDLAGVDLRDCGLHSDGLRASLQRVAAWIAEAGLTPYDVATRRGELKHVLLTESPDGETMLRLVMRSTALEARIRSRLPTLLEAVPALRVVTVNVQPEHKAVLEGEREIVLTDAGVLPMRLATGVTLRLGPRSFFQTNTPVAEALYDQARAWVSDLPDVRTVWDLYCGVGGFALHLASEGREVLGVEASADAVGAASATAAASGAPARFVAADATAYALAAGTVPDLVVVNPPRRGIGAELAGWLESCGVRHVVYSSCNAQSLARDLALMPSLRPVEARVLDMFPHTTHYEVITLLSR from the coding sequence GTGGCTGACCCGCCGCCTGCGCCCAGCCTCCGCGTCGTCGACGGCGTGCCGCGCTGCCACCACTACGACGCCTTCCGCTGTCGCTCCTGCACCCTTCTCGGGATCCCGCGCGAGCGCCAGCTGTCCGACAAGGAGGCCCACGCGCGCTCGCTGGTCGACGCCGGGGGGTGGCTGCCGACCGTGGCCGGGGCGGACGTCGGCTTCCGCAACAAGGCCAAGATGGTGGTCGGGGGCACCGTCGAGGCGCCCACCCTCGGCATCCTCGACCGCGACCTGGCCGGCGTCGACCTGCGCGACTGCGGCCTGCACTCCGACGGCCTGCGCGCGAGCCTGCAGCGCGTCGCCGCCTGGATCGCCGAGGCCGGGCTGACGCCGTACGACGTCGCGACGCGCCGCGGCGAGCTCAAGCACGTGCTGCTGACCGAGTCGCCCGACGGCGAGACGATGCTCCGGCTCGTGATGCGGTCCACGGCACTGGAGGCACGCATCCGCTCCCGCCTGCCCACGCTGCTCGAGGCGGTGCCGGCGCTGCGGGTCGTGACGGTCAACGTCCAGCCGGAGCACAAGGCGGTGCTGGAGGGCGAGCGCGAGATCGTGCTGACCGACGCCGGGGTGCTGCCCATGCGGCTGGCCACCGGGGTGACGCTCCGGCTGGGGCCGCGGTCGTTCTTCCAGACCAACACCCCGGTCGCGGAGGCCCTGTACGACCAGGCCCGCGCCTGGGTGAGCGACCTGCCCGACGTCCGCACGGTCTGGGACCTCTACTGCGGCGTGGGCGGCTTTGCGCTCCACCTCGCTTCCGAGGGCCGCGAGGTGCTCGGCGTCGAGGCCTCCGCCGACGCGGTCGGGGCGGCGAGCGCCACTGCGGCCGCGTCGGGCGCCCCGGCCCGGTTCGTCGCGGCCGACGCGACGGCGTACGCACTCGCCGCCGGCACCGTGCCCGACCTGGTGGTCGTCAACCCTCCCCGGCGCGGCATCGGCGCCGAGCTCGCCGGATGGCTCGAGTCCTGCGGGGTGCGCCACGTCGTCTACTCCTCGTGCAACGCGCAGTCCCTGGCCCGCGACCTCGCCCTCATGCCGTCGCTGCGGCCCGTGGAGGCGCGGGTGCTCGACATGTTCCCGCACACCACGCACTACGAGGTCATCACGCTGCTGTCGCGGTGA